Proteins found in one Pempheris klunzingeri isolate RE-2024b chromosome 6, fPemKlu1.hap1, whole genome shotgun sequence genomic segment:
- the kiaa1614 gene encoding uncharacterized protein KIAA1614 homolog → MKRRCCIPLRGDHNLLTPDTHTLSGVGLNPVVQVRSEGAVSLSGRPPAASPARRLRFEDETEMEAESRYLERQWQTRRAGQRGTGVLVSKPDLNLYVNGTAAARVGGVAHRRQRGRTPSGGAGQCESCGTVSGGGVNLNLRLHPPVPDDRGRSLYRPRLDLRTEPIRETYIGSVTHAETSGGRGGAGRVPNNHVRTNQVELKVNPVTLHQDASATGLPINPYAPDQLITPTQTGPSPWPPNCTKAEWSLKQDQDQDQDQDQDQDQDQEGGDPETTAESQAPTPSGSSSDGQVRQPMGAELHRDDTSLPEHFISRDDSSRLSLRRLFSAVRLSRTRASSLDRLSPRHCSPLSDPAHSDDAPSCPRKSPVLLKKSPSLQSLSVGAPFLQLRKSSSVQNFGSQQKKKKDRSSDYRPADQFLHRRLSPEDVGRPSSVRSVGRVLQVCSDGTVLLEVNRPEDQTYGFMVGRGRGRSDSGVYVEDMADSGTQKLLAGLLAVGDEILEVNGEKVASLSLDQMAELLTQKASATVRVLRHWRTPQL, encoded by the exons ATGAAGCGTCGCTGCTGCATTCCTCTGAGAGGAGACCACAACCTGCTGacccccgacacacacactct GTCGGGGGTCGGGCTGAATCCTGTCGTCCAGGTGAGGTCAGAAGGGGCTGTCTCTTTATCAGGACGCCCCCCTGCGGCGTCTCCAGCTCGCCGTCTGCGATTTGAGgatgagacagagatggaggcgGAGTCTCGCTACCTGGAGCGACAGTGGCAGACGAGGCGGGCGGGGCAGAGGGGGACAGGTGTCCTGGTCTCCAAACCAGACCTGAACCTATATGTTAACGGCACGGCAGCGGCGAGGGTGGGGGGCGTTGCTCACAGACGGCAGAGAGGACGGACGCCATCGGGGGGGGCAGGTCAGTGTGAGTCCTGTGGGACAGTTTCAGGAGGCGGAGTCAACCTGAACCTCCGTCTACACCCACCTGTACCTGACGACCGGGGGCGGAGTCTATACAGGCCCCGCCTCGACTTGCGGACCGAGCCAATCAGAGAGACCTACATCGGCTCTGTCACACATGCTGAGACCAGTGGGGGAAGGGGCGGGGCAGGGCGGGTCCCTAACAACCATGTGAGGACCAATCAGGTGGAACTTAAAGTAAACCCGGTGACGCTCCATCAGGACGCATCCGCCACGGGCCTGCCAATCAACCCCTACGCCCCCGACCAGCTGATCACGCCCACCCAGACAGGCCCTTCCCCCTGGCCTCCCAACTGCACAAAGGCAGAGTGGAGTCTgaagcaggaccaggaccaggaccaggaccaggatcaggatcaggaccaggaccaggagggaggggacccagagacaacag CTGAGAGCCAAGCCCCGACCCCCTCAGGCAGCAGTAGTGATGGACAGGTCAGGCAGCCAATGGGAGCAGAGCTTCACCGAGATGACACATCACTTCCTGAACA CTTCATCAGCAGAGACGATTCCTCTCGTCTTTCTTTGCGTCGTCTTTTCTCCGCCGTCAGACTGAGCAGGACTCGAGCAAGCAGCCTCGACCGTCTCAGCCCACGGCACTGCTCCCCACTGTCTGACCCCGCCCACTCTGATGACGCTCCCTCGTGTCCCAGGAAGTCCCCGGTCCTGCTGAAGAAAAGCCCGTCTCTTCAGTCGCTCAGTGTG GGGGCGCCCTTTTTGCAGTTGAGGAAGTCGTCATCAGTGCAGAATTTTGGGTcgcagcagaagaagaagaaggatcGTTCTTCTGACTACAGACCAGCTgacca GTTCCTCCATCGGCGTCTCAGCCCTGAGGACGTCGGCCGTCCCTCTTCGGTCCGCTCGGTCGGGCGAGTTCTTCAGGTTTGTTCTGATGGGACAGTTCTGCTGGAGGTGAACCGGCCGGAGGACCAGACGTACGGATTCATGGTCGGCCGAGGCAGGGGGCGGTCCGACTCCG gCGTGTACGTGGAGGACATGGCGGACAGCGGTACCCAGAAGTTGTTGGCCGGCCTGCTGGCGGTCGGAGACGAGATCCTGGAGGTGAACGGCGAGAAGGTGGCCAGTCTTAGTCTGGACCAGATGGCCGAGCTGCTGACCCAGAAGGCGTCCGCCACCGTCCGGGTGCTCCGACACTGGAGGACCCCACAGCTGTGA
- the LOC139203289 gene encoding uncharacterized protein has protein sequence MLINLIKKSSSVLGLPPDPVEVSPPESRRIQQSPLESTRVQKNPLESTRVQKNPAESTRVQQSPPEFRRIQQSPEESSRVHQSSEESSRVQKNPAEVTRVHQSPEESNRVQENPEESTRVQESPLESTRVQENPEESTRVQGSPLESTRVQCASLADCFLAPQV, from the exons atgctCATCAACCTCATCAAGAAgtccagctctgtcctgggtcTCCCCCCCgacccagtggaggtg AGTCCACCAGAGTCCAGAAGAATCCAGCAGAGTCCACTAGAGTCCACTAGAGTCCAGAAGAATCCACTAGAGTCCACCAGAGTCCAGAAGAATCCAGCAGAGTCCACCAGAGTCCAGCAGAGTCCACCAGAGTTCAGAAGAATCCAGCAGAGTCCAGAAGAGTCCAGCAGAGTCCACCAGAGTTCAGAAGAATCCAGCAGAGTCCAGAAGAATCCAGCAGAGGTCACTAGAGTCCACCAGAGTCCAGAGGAATCCAACAGAGTCCAGGAGAATCCAGAAGAGTCAACTAGAGTCCAGGAGAGTCCTCTAGAGTCCACCAGAGTCCAGGAGAATCCAGAAGAGTCAACTAGAGTCCAGGGGAGTCCTCTAGAGTCCACCAGAGTCCAGT GTGCCTCGTTGGCTGATTGTTTTCTGGCTCCTCAGGTGTAG